In the Acanthopagrus latus isolate v.2019 chromosome 23, fAcaLat1.1, whole genome shotgun sequence genome, one interval contains:
- the tnrc18 gene encoding trinucleotide repeat-containing gene 18 protein: MDGRDFGPPRSVHVPPPLLAGLAMESHRLGAAAAAGRIPPSPGHLGSSHPPPLHSGKFLPSAINLHPHHSDAFPAGSSPFLSGYPGPSPLTSDPAYRSANPSGLQMAQLWASHAHEGYPPLPSSLYSSPYLSLGHLDPPSLSQHPLYDSHKDGFYLPASLSQLPLHPPSAPPTAPSSSTPPQRTSRDGGRDRHYRGERERERDRERERSREEQRPHSVVDLTQDGRSEEDRRARSGERERERDRDTERDIWSIHPHHHQQKSHSQPSAEPRPRPSPPRPSFPSGGGGSRFHGAEMERGVRDEEGASRHHHNHNSNANSNNSNSHSERHRRSDAAATSTGGLHISYAHPPTLQPSAVGPPHPSTPREPSREQRVIAPTYVPSVEVYEERAGPIQIASQARDNKHGDKHRDRERDRDRDRDRERERERDRNRESYRFPERSLEHPRLSQSGESGNQREEGSVICSNGSIGKRGQDASYSSSQSRFSPETREIPKHSLRLGIERGGAEPKWNTISPLANYATSHMAALAAQHGHTISSPHSQQTHTQMSHSPHTSHRPSNNTHSTHSHSPQTHPSQHGHGHVVEEGSQRRYLDPSTLYRPGGSGGGERGGGAGSEPTEVSAMQSLIKYSGNFAAEGPGSTRHAADGRGPFGGLGSIVTEAEREREREKEREREREREKERERERDRERVSVGSGASGALRVPPQLKREQERPDSARSFGREGEGEVRHPPVGIAVAVARQRDSVSTSKQTSGPSDSQRTLLQSAIKDEERGEERARHHDDRLLAGRLEREQEKVLRESKELAEFTQMHPAPLSSGLTPSMMTPSLMTPNLMVTGGAALAGAGRWPPDHSTLTSHPWMPRPGAPPVWLSSSPYGLGPSSLHQTLPPGYAPSLPGSLPPPYQFARDPQSGQLIVIPTEHLPHYGGDVLERGGSVWSGVYGTGSSLQHAAQLQLLSQQQMLRQQELLMIQQHTAQVLELQRNAQLVERLKASEHRPEMEDKADKRNADPKPCPSSISSPSPSPVLHPRKPPPPSRSPTPSTSSLTPLPPLPSPVTTLKSEDGGQRVMSHPPTPLPHTPSPHSASPLTSSPRRPKQEAAEEVEVGRREQRGGQKTSSAPFQGIYSDLPPGYPYQSITAPFGSPFPSYHIPAPTAANTEVIPPHRSRSPASAAPLPSAHLHPRLQEADIKPQKLEQSKNGSFLKQEPGVEPPRLDMTSEPLGPLRRSCSPVLPSQDRDGDREAPKPMPQPLPLHVPSPPTQQDDRHEKVTEEEKEGGQIKMEVSSFSCQAAYPMPPPLLEAEPKPEIIKDPERYPACITADSDSQELSQVCALREQTASAACEQERPDIPINLLTPGQKESVTETPVCPPPTSISPLPLVFGPDDPMAGMLALLTASEMAQARPSTPPAPTLLPQIENPPVDAGALEMVALEGMALLSQMAQQEMEHMSLEQELTLEGLDCLLEASRQILLEAIEKQSHIDLPRTLDPDKKYSWRQRKEEPIYSKMSMDVLDAVEVEYRVRLAELQKTYKEKQRDLSKLQRRRDKRERQQQEDERRSLTRRGRGRPRKRKHLTTPPKLDSRPGKVGRSVQYSEDSEAGDGQRKRFRLSREEEETEAGSGGVKVKKKKKKKKSWNDQEPSTSHALEVLKAKRGQVCEQEQLASDLDRALSLSQLSSLGASRKLSSNSKLDKSKSKSTDSRMKERSIHSSVKGGKHKVAAKASVSDTVRKVKGQKKTALFSPMRSELSSCSNNSDSEEHNSARGGWPPLSGTRSHGNLTRKRRPASSPTSLLSSQKSQKKKHKHLSLLLEEAGLSSSDDSFDQETSEDEDEDVSDSDADGGCEESGLGLLARFAASALPVSSTPLSLLHDGKHHRSRQSTLGSSECEWSDSGSDLRLRKFPSLLHGKRSAPELPLLPPATRRIDQTSPTKRDDALPIKRKPLPKPRPLPRSPRRFSFDLPSSSGVGGFSEDEGWTRRRSERIFLHDATTTTTTSSQTPAPASTSSNQSSSSSSSSSSSSSSSSAPPLTPKPASRPKPAPPSREGKDVVKKKKLKDSPLPVSPSTLCGPVPDGPAPLSLSPSRKSQPKAKTKAREPSRGAVSRLMESMAADEDFEPNQDSSFSEDELLPPRSNSVSERSNTPAPVQCVLDKDSLVDGLRVLIPMDDQLLYAGHVNTVHSPDIYSVVVEGERGNRPHIYCLEQLLQEAIIDVKPPSVRYLPEGTRIAAYWSQQYRCLYPGTVVNGSSDIDENDDLITVEFDDGDTGRIPLSHIRLLPPDYKIHCAEPSPALLVASCSRRRVRKCSKEGKEAGAKPEETTPKIKGKPGRKPKPKPETSMNPDGRDKPDPPSSSTQPSERPQAPAKPPQDRTSSVQKAAQDKPQPASRPTMGTQPKPARKSSATSPVSSPTLPNPVPRKSSTAQPTPSKPSRPLPPSLYPSTYGKVLTVDLYSEPNLSSYNSQRRERDSTSSVSPTASRPMSRSSMSSTAPKPSASSTPRPASASTPKTKSSSDHHSSSRPSLSSGLIPSPISRLSAGKPSSSLTPRPSSSSSLSSSSTPRPKLKMPSDQISSSARPNAISRPKPSQGQSDAGSVVRRKPLPAEPLVKLDHEGVTSPKTKKTKALMLLEGRGVRRDPTPIATAAASPKPVTAKPRAPNRETAPPEKDYKAPVMAKEKAESRGSTGTRGQEMDTREEKGKKEERREVEKREERKVKEESQSSSSSESEEEGQKGKMKKKKKKCTSSCSSSSSSCSGSSSSSSSSSSSSSSSSTDDSSCSSDEERTPTPPPGPVSPPPVQDKVKEETKQEKEEEEEEEEEEEEEEVKIETEVKVEEEEELCPPSESPSPPTSPTPAPTKPAKPATGKGSGQRGRPPKPKPSGGEGKVGRPKRREGVHLPTTKELAKRQRLPSVENRPKISAFLPARQLWKWFGKPTQRRGMKGKAKKLFYKAIVRGREMIRIGDCAVFLSAGRPNLPFIGRIQSMWESWGSNMVVRVNWFYHPEETNPGKKLTDKKNWDQMCGQSLPAALHSSIQRKDFMERALYQSSHSDENDVQTVSHKCLVVSVEEYEQMTHTRRYADSEDLYYLAGTYEPTTGMIFNTDGVPVIC; encoded by the exons GTGATGCCTTCCCGGCAGGCTCCAGTCCCTTCCTATCAGGTTATCCCGGCCCCTCCcccttgacctctgacccggCGTACAGATCGGCCAATCCCAGTGGTCTCCAGATGGCTCAGCTGTGGGCATCACATGCTCATGAAG GCTACCCTCCTCTGCCGAGCAGTCTGTACTCAAGCCCCTACCTGTCTCTGGGGCACCTGGACCCACCCTCGCTCTCCCAGCACCCTCTCTACGACTCACATAAAG aTGGATTTTACCTGCCAGCCTCCTTGAGCCAATTACCCCTCCATCCCCCATCTGCACCGCCGACCGCCCCATCCAGCTCCACACCCCCTCAGAGGACGTCCCGAGACGGGGGAAGAGACCGGCATTACcggggggagagggagagagagagggacagagagcgagagcggTCGAGAGAGGAACAGAGGCCGCACAGCGTGGTGGACCTGACACAGGACGGGAGGAGCGAGGAGGACCGCAGGGCGAGGAGTGGcgaacgagagagagagagggacagggaCACCGAGAGAGATATTTGGTCCATCCAtcctcaccaccaccagcaaAAGTCACACTCCCAACCTTCAGCAGAGCCCAGACCCAGGCCGTCACCTCCACGGCCGTCCTTCCCTTCGGGTGGCGGTGGGAGCAGATTTCATGGAGCAGAAATGGAGAGAGGGGTTCGGGATGAAGAGGGGGCCTCTCGGCACCACCACAACCATAACTCTAACGCGAACTCGAATAACTCAAACTCTCACTCAGAAAGACACAGGAGGAGCGACGCTGCAGCCACGTCGACCGGAGGCCTCCACATCTCCTACGCCCATCCTCCTACGCTTCAGCCCTCTGCCGTTGGCCCGCCCCACCCCTCCACGCCCAGAGAGCCTAGCAGAGAGCAACGAGTCATCGCGCCGACATATGTGCCTTCTGTGGAGGTATACGAAGAGCGGGCCGGGCCCATCCAGATCGCCTCGCAAGCCCGTGACAACAAACACggtgacaaacacagagaccgagaaagggacagagacagagacagggacagagagcgggagagagagcgggacagaaacagggagagCTACAGGTTTCCTGAAAGGAGCCTTGAGCACCCTCGACTCTCCCAGTCTGGCGAATCAGGCAATCAACGAGAAGAAGGCTCTGTCATTTGTTCCAATGGTTCCATTGGTAAACGAGGACAGGATGCGTCTTACTCCTCCAGTCAATCAAGGTTCAGCCCAGAAACCAGGGAAATCCCTAAACACTCGCTCCGATTGGGCATAGAGCGAGGGGGGGCGGAGCCTAAGTGGAATACCATCAGCCCATTAGCCAACTATGCCACGAGTCACATGGCCGCCCTGGCGGCCCAACACGGACATACAATCTCCTCCCCCCACAGCcagcagacgcacacacaaatgtccCATTCGCCTCACACGAGCCACCGGCCCAGTAACAATACACACTCCACCCACAGTCATtccccacaaacacacccctCCCAACACGGACACGGGCATGTAGTCGAGGAGGGGAGTCAGAGGCGCTACCTGGACCCATCAACACTCTACCGACCTGGAGGGTCAGGTGGTGGAGAGCGAGGCGGAGGTGCAGGTTCAGAGCCCACAGAGGTTTCAGCCATGCAGAGTCTGATTAAATACAGTGGAAACTTTGCTGCTGAGGGTCCCGGGTCCACAAGACACGCTGCGGACGGCCGAGGGCCCTTTGGGGGTCTTGGTAGCATTGTGACAGAGgcggaaagagagagggagagggaaaaagagagggagcgggaaagagagagggaaaaagagagagagcgggagagagacagggaaaggGTTTCAGTTGGATCAGGAGCTTCAGGGGCGTTGAGGGTGCCTCCTCAGCTGAAAAGGGAGCAGGAGCGGCCGGACAGCGCCCGCTCCTTTGGCcgagagggggagggagaggtgcGCCACCCTCCAGTTGGTATTGCTGTGGCTGTGGCCCGGCAGAGAGACAGTGTGAGCACCAGTAAACAGACCAGTGGACCTTCAGACTCACAAAGAACCCTGCTGCAATCAGCAATTAAAG ATGAGGAGCGAGGGGAGGAGCGCGCTCGTCACCATGATGACAGACTGTTGGCCGGCCGACTGGAGCGCGAGCAGGAGAAAGTGCTCAG AGAGTCCAAGGAGCTGGCAGAGTTTACTCAGATGCACCCGGCCCCACTGTCTAGCGGCCTGACACCCAGTATGATGACTCCCAGCCTCATGACCCCCAACCTTATGGTGACAGGCGGGGCTGCTCTGGCAGGGGCGGGGCGTTGGCCGCCTGACCATTCAACTCTGACCTCTCACCCCTGGATGCCCCGGCCTGGAGCCCCTCCAGTCTGGCTCTCTAGCTCACCATACG GCCTCGGTCCTTCCTCACTTCACCAGACCCTCCCACCAGGCTACGCACCCTCTCTGCCCGGCTCCTTGCCCCCTCCGTACCAGTTTGCCAGGGACCCACAGTCTGGACAGCTCATAGTCATTCCCACTGAACACCTGCCACACTACG GAGGTGATGTGCTGGAGCGTGGAGGCTCGGTGTGGTCAGGGGTTTACGGTACGGGCAGCTCGCTGCAGCACGCAgcccagctccagctcctctcccaGCAGCAGATGCTCCGGCAGCAGGAGCTGCTCATGATCCAGCAGCACACGGCGCAGGTCTTAGAGCTGCAGAGGAACGCACAGCTAGTT gagcGTTTAAAGGCCAGCGAGCACCGGCCAGAGATGGAAGACAAAGCAGACAAGCGGAACGCCGACCCCAAGCCCTGCCCCTCCTCCATATCTTCCCCATCTCCCTCACCTGTCCTGCACCCACGCaaacctccccctccctctcgctccccAACCCCATCTACCTCCTCCCTCACCCCGCTGCCTCCGCTGCCCTCACCTGTGACCACCCTCAAGTCAGAGGATGGTGGGCAGAGAGTGATGTCTCACCCACCGACGCCCCTGCCTCACACACCTTCCCCCCACTCGGCCTCTCCACTGACGTCCTCCCCGCGGCGGCCTAAACAGGAGGCGGCCGAGGAGGTGGAGGTTGGGCGGAGGGAGCAGAGGGGGGGACAGAAGACCTCCTCAGCACCCTTTCAAGGAATCTACTCAG ATCTCCCTCCAGGTTACCCTTACCAGTCCATCACTGCCCCATTTGGCTCACCTTTCCCCTCCTATCATATACCAGCACCCACAGCGGCCAACACAGAAGTCATCCCACCCCACCGCTCTCGctctcctgcctctgctgcccCTTTGCCCTCAGCCCACCTGCATCCACGACTGCAGGAGGCAGACATCAAACCACAGAAGCTAGAGCAGTCAAAGAACGGGTCTTTTCTCAAGCAGGAACCCGGTGTGGAGCCGCCTCGGCTTGACATGACATCAGAGCCTCTGGGTCCTCTTCGTCGGAGCTGCAGCCCTGTGCTACCCAGCcaggacagagatggagacagggaAGCCCCTAAGCCCATGCCTCAACCGCTACCTCTGCATGTCCCCAGCCCTCCGACGCAACAAGatgacagacatgaaaaagtcacggaggaagagaaggaaggagggcaAATCAAAATGGAGGTGTCATCCTTCTCCTGTCAGGCAGCATACCCCATGCCTCCTCCGCTCCTAGAGGCCGAGCCTAAACCAGAGATCATCAAGGATCCAGAACGATATCCAGCGTGCATCACAGCAGATTCAGACAGCCAGGAATTGTCTCAAGTGTGTGCGTTGCGAGAGCAAACGGCCAGCGCTGCGTGTGAACAAGAACGACCTGATATTCCAATCAACCTGCTCACTCCCGGTCAGAAAGAAAGTGTCACGGAAACTCCAGTTtgtcctcctcccacctccatCTCGCCACTCCCGCTGGTCTTCGGTCCCGACGATCCCATGGCGGGAATGCTGGCTCTGCTGACAGCCAGTGAGATGGCCCAGGCCCGCCCCAGCACCCCACCTGCCCCGACACTCTTGCCACAGATAGAAAACCCTCCAGTGGATGCAGGTGCTCTGGAGATGGTGGCCCTGGAGGGGATGGCCCTGCTCAGCCAGATGGCCCAGCAGGAGATGGAGCACATGAGCCTGGAGCAAG AACTGACGTTGGAGGGTCTGGACTGTCTTCTTGAAGCGAGCAGACAGATTTTGTTGGAGGCCATCGAGAAGCAGTCGCACATCGATCTGCCCAGAACACTGGACCCTGACAAGAAGTACagctggaggcagaggaaggaggagccg ATTTACAGCAAAATGTCCATGGACGTGTTGGACGCAGTGGAAGTGGAATACCGTGTTCGCCTGGCCGAGCTGCAGAAGACATAcaaggagaaacagagagatcTTAGCAAGCTGCAAAGACGGCGAGACAAGCG tgagcggcagcagcaggaggatgagAGGCGGAGTCTCACCAGACGGGGCAGAGGGCGACCCAGGAAGAGGAAACACCTGACCACACCTCCCAAACTAGACAGTAGGCCTGGAAA GGTTGGTAGGTCGGTGCAGTACTCTGAGGACTCTGAGGCTGGGgatggacagaggaagaggttCCGACTgtccagagaagaagaggagacagaggctGGCAGTGGAGGAGTGAaggtgaaaaagaagaagaagaagaagaagagctggaaTGACCAGGAGCCGTCCACCAGTCATGCTCTGGAG gtgTTGAAGGCGAAGCGCGGCCAGGTGTGTGAACAGGAGCAGCTGGCGTCAGACCTCGACAGAGCCCTGTCGCTCTCGCAGCTCAGCTCACTTGGCGCATCGCGCAAACTTTCCTCCAACTCCAAATTAGACAAGTCCAAGAGCAAGTCCACAGACAGTAGGATGAAGGAGCGCAGCATCCACTCGTCTGTTAAAGGAGGGAAGCACAAGGTGGCAGCCAAAGCTTCTGTTTCGGACACCGTCCGGAAGGTGAAAGGTCAGAAGAAGACTGCTTTGTTCTCTCCCATGAGATCAGAGCTCAGCAGCTGCTCAAACA ACTCAGATTCAGAGGAACACAATTCTGCTCGAGGGGGCTGGCCCCCTCTCTCAGGGACGCGTTCCCACGGCAACCTGACCAGGAAGAGGCGGCCCGCATCATCGCCGACATCCCTGCTGTCCAGTCAGAAGtctcagaagaagaaacacaagcacTTAtccctgctgctggaggaagcGGGCCTCAGCTCCTCTGACGACTCCTTCGACCAAG AAACCtcagaggacgaggacgaggacgtgTCCGATTCGGACGCCGACGGCGGCTGCGAGGAGAGCGGGCTGGGTCTGCTGGCCAGGTTTGCAGCGAGCGCGCTCCCTGTCAGCTCCACGCCTCTGAGCCTTCTCCATGACGGCAAACACCACCGCAGCAGGCAAAGCACTCTGG GGTCGTCAGAGTGCGAGTGGTCCGACTCTGGCTCGGACTTGCGGCTGAGGAAGTTCCCTTCGCTGCTGCATGGGAAACGCTCCGCCCCTGAGCTCCCCCTGCTGCCCCCAGCGACCCGCCGCATCGACCAGACCAGCCCCACCAAGCGAGATGATGCGCTGCCAATCAAACGCAAGCCCCTGCCCAAGCCACGCCCCTTGCCCCGGTCCCCTCGGCGATTCAGCTTCGACCTCCCCTCCAGCTCCGGGGTCGGGGGCTTCAGCGAGGATGAGGGCTGGACCAGGCGGCGCAGCGAGAGGATTTTCCTCCACgatgccaccaccaccactaccacatCCAGTCAGACGCCTGCAcccgcctccacctcctccaaccagagctcctcctcctcctcctcctcttcatcctcctcctcctccagctctgcccCACCTCTCACGCCGAAGCCAGCCTCCAGACCCAAACCTGCTCCGCCcagcagagaggggaaagatGTGGTGAAA aaaaagaaGCTGAAGGACTCCCCTCTGCCCGTGAGCCCGTCCACGCTGTGCGGTCCAGTCCCTGACGGCCCGGCGCCTCTGAGCCTCAGCCCGTCACGCAAGAGCCAACCAAAAGCCAAGACCAAGGCCAGAGAG ccttCCAGGGGAGCGGTGAGCCGGCTGATGGAGAGCATGGCGGCTGACGAAGACTTTGAGCCCAACCAGGACAGCAGCTTCAGCGAAGACGAGCTCCTCCCACCGCGCAGCAACAGCGTATCAGAGAGGTCAAACACACCTG CTCCCGTGCAGTGTGTGCTGGACAAAGACTCCCTGGTGGATGGACTCAGGGTTCTGATCCCAATGGACGACCAGCTACTGTACGCAGGACACGTGAACACCGTCCACTCCCCTGACAT ATACAGCGTGGTGGTGGAGGGCGAGAGAGGGAACCGACCACACATCTACTGCTTGGAACAACTGCTGCAGGAAGCT ATCATCGACGTGAAGCCTCCCTCGGTGCGCTACCTCCCAGAGGGCACCCGCATCGCTGCCTACTGGAGCCAGCAGTACCGCTGCCTCTACCCCGGCACTGTTGTCAATg GAAGTTCAGACATTGACGAGAACGATGATCTCATCACGGTGGAGTTTGATGACGGCGACACAGGTCGCATCCCCCTCTCGCACATCAGACTGCTGCCGCCAGACTACAAGATCCACT GCGCTGAGCCGTCCCCCGCCCTCCTCGTGGCCAGCTGCTCCAGGAGGCGAGTCCGAAAGTGCAGCAAGGAGGGCAAAGAGGCCGGAGCAAAGCCGGAGGAGACCACTCCTAAGATTAAAGGGAAACCTGGTCgcaaacccaaacccaaaccag agaCCTCTATGAACCCAGATGGACGGGATAAACCtgatcctccatcctcctccacccagcCCTCAGAGAGACCCCAGGCTCCGGCCAAGCCTCCCCAGGACAGGACCTCGTCCGTCCAGAAGGCGGCTCAGGATAAGCCCCAGCCTGCGTCCCGGCCCACAATGGGAACCCAGCCGAAACCGGCCCGCAAGAGCTCCGCCACGTCCCCTGTAAGCAGCCCTACCCTTCCCAACCCAGTGCCCAGGAAGTCCAGCACAGCCCAGCCTACTCCCTCTAAACCCAGCCGCCCACTTCCTCCCTCGCTCTACCCCTCCACTTACGGGAAGGTGCTGACTGTGGATCTGTACAGCGAGCCCAACCTCAGCTCCTACAACAGCCAGcgcagagaaagagacagtaCCAGCAGCGTCAGTCCCACCGCCAGCAGGCCAATGTCCAGGTCCAGTATGTCCTCTACTGCACCCAAGCCAAGCGCTTCATCCACACCGAGGCCCGCGTCTGCCTCCACGCCCAAAACCAAATCCTCCTCAGACcatcacagcagctccagacCCAGTCTCAGCTCCGGACTCATCCCCAGCCCCATCTCGAGGCTTTCAGCAGGTAAACCAAGCTCTTCACTCACTCCcagaccttcatcatcatcttcgcTGTCATCCTCGTCCACCCCAAGGCCCAAACTGAAGATGCCGTCCGACCAGATATCCTCCAGCGCCAGACCCAACGCCATCTCCAGACCGAAGCCCAGCCAGGGGCAGAGTGACGCGGGCTCGGTGGTGAGGCGCAAGCCCCTGCCTGCCGAGCCCCTCGTCAAGCTCGACCACGAGGGCGTCACCTCCCCCAAGACTAAGAAGACCAAGGCTCTGATGTTGCTAGAGGGTCGGGGCGTCAGACGAGATCCCACCCCCATCgctacagcagcagccagtccGAAGCCGGTCACAGCTAAACCGAGAGCCCCAAATAGAGAGACCGCCCCACCAGAGAAAGACTACAAGGCACCTGTGATGGCGAAGGAGAAGGCAGAGAGTCGTGGGAGCACTGGCACAAGAGGACAAGAGATGGATACGAGGGAGGAGAAGGgtaaaaaggaggagaggagggaggtggagaaaagagaggagcgGAAGGTGAAAGAGGAATCTCAGAGTAGCAGCAGCTCAGAGTCcgaggaggaaggacagaaagggaagatgaagaagaagaagaagaaatgcacCTCAAGTtgctcgtcctcctcttcgtcctgcTCTGGTTCCTCCTCgtcatcttcctcctcgtcctcttcgtCGTCCTCTTCATCCACCGATGACTCCTCCTGCAGCTCGGATGAAGAGAGGACCCCTACGCCTCCACCGGGCCCCGTCTCCCCACCTCCAGTGCAGGACaaagtgaaagaagaaacaaaacaggaaaaggaagaagaagaagaggaggaggaggaggaagaggaggaggaggtgaagatcGAGACGGAGGTcaaagtggaagaagaagaagagctgtgtCCTCCCTCAGaatctccctctcctccaacCTCTCCGACTCCTGCCCCCACTAAACCTGCTAAACCAGCCACTGGGAAGGGCTCCGGGCAAAGGGGTCGTCCCCCGAAGCCGAAGCCCAgcggaggagaggggaaggtgGGGAGACCGAAGCGGAGAGAGGGGGTCCACCTCCCCACAACCAAGGAGCTGGCTAAACGGCAGAGGCTTCCCAGCGTGGAGAACAGGCCCAAGATCTCCGCTTTCCTCCCAGCTAGACAGCTGTGGAAGTGGTTCGGGAAACCTACTCAG AGACGCGGCATGAAGGGCAAAGCTAAGAAGCTCTTCTACAAGGCCATCGTGCGAGGACGAGAGATGATCCGCATCGGCGACTGCGCCGTGTTCCTGTCCGCCGGCCGGCCCAACCTGCCCTTCATCGGCCGCATCCAGAGCATGTGGGAGTCGTGGGGCAGCAACATGGTGGTCAGGGTCAACTGGTTCTATCATCCAGAGGAGACGAACCCCGGCAAGAAACTCACCGACAAGAAG AACTGGGATCAGATGTGTGGTCAGTCTTtaccagcagctctgcactcGTCCATCCAGAGGAAAGACTTCATGGAG CGCGCCCTGTACCAGTCGTCTCACAGCGACGAGAACGACGTGCAGACGGTCAGCCACAAGTGCCTGGTGGTCAGCGTGGAGGAGTACGAGCAGATGACCCACACGCGCCGCTACGCCGACAGCGAGGACCTCTACTACCTGGCCG